Genomic DNA from uncultured Methanospirillum sp.:
ATCAGAGGAACTCCGGGTAAATTTTTTAGCATCATTTTGAAAGTCAGGATTGATATTACGAAATGAAGTACTCATTGAAGGATAATTTTTGTTTTTTTCACCGATATGGGAAAAATTACCGATGTTTATTGCATCAGGGGTCCAAAAACCCGGTTTTACAGGAGTATACCTGCCTATTCATAATACAGGTGTATCATAGCCTTCTAAACTCCTCAAAAACCGGGTATTTTTCCGAAATAACCCCAAATTCTGATATGGGTTCAACTGATAAAAACCCCTACCTAAATTCGGGATATTCTTTACGGAATGTCAAAAAGAACCAAAAATATCGTTTTTATATGGCCCTTCTATTGGTCTTCATGATTGACCCGACATACTTATAGCCTGGATATGAGATCCAGCGATAGCGTTGCGATATAACAATAGATCAAATATGTCAATATTCGCCTGAATTTTAAAAATACGCGTGTATTCTCATTAATTTAAGATCTGCCCAATAATCAAGAGAATTGAACATCTTGTTTGAAAGAAGATCATATGAGATAAAATTCGAGTCGATTCATGACGGGTTGTCATCTTTTGTTGAATAAACCGGGATCCGCATATTGTCTACTATATTGCCTGTATCTTCCCATACCTGACAGAAATTTATTTCAGCCTATGTTCTCCTTCACAATCCTGTCATGTTTGAATGAGATCATGGATCTCATAACTGAGGTCTGCCTGCTCAAGTTGACGTAAGAAATCGGTAAAAAATTCATCTACGATGACAATCGCTGAAGGAATTCCATGAAGTGCTGCATCTATGGCACCCTCCCGGGATCCAAAATAAAGGTCAGGGACACGTCCGATCTTTTTGAGAGCGACCCATGCTTCAAGACCGACACAGGCAACAAAAGATACAGTTTTGATAACCTCTTTGAGTTTTTCCAGTTCAACATTACGTGACCCTCCCCGTTCAACTCGTGGAACCTTACAGACCTGTACAACAGATTCTGAATGTTCGATGATCCCGTCGAGTCTGAGAACTCCTGTCTCTTCTCCCTTTGGAGTATCCATGGCAACTTCTCCATTTGCAGAGGTTTGGCTCTGGGAAGCATAGAGAATACCGGATTTCATGTACACACCGACCCGGTCACCTGCTTTCAGATCCTCATCAGCAATTGCAGTCCAGACCGTGATCTGATGGATAATATCATGCCTGACATGTTTGGCAAAGTTTTCGAGCGTCTCTGCATTCTGGAGGATCCATTCGATACCCTCACGGGTGACTTCATATCTTCCTCTTCCTGAAGCCTTTATCATCCCTTCATCGATGAGATCACGAATATACTCCGATATCGCCTGTGGCGTAACCCCAAGCATAACTGCAATCTCCTGCTGACGAATTGCAGGTTGATGTTCAGCAATTTCTACAAGGATCTGGAATCGCGAAACATTTCGTTTGCTGTGGAGGATAATGTATCCTGGATCATCTTCGATCATCATACAGGGTCACCTATACCGGATGCAATGGTTAGTCCAAGAGATACTTGTGACACATCAATCATAAATTTTTATTGCCCTTACTCAGAATTTATTGAGATAATCCCTCTTAATACAATGCAAGATACATGCGAGGTGGTATGGTATGAGGCTTGGACAACATCCTGGTATAATCGGCACCAAGTGTCAATCGCCTCTTAAATTTCAATATCGTTTTAATCTTGAGTTGGTAAAACCTGATTGTCATGAACCGTTTGATCGAAATATATAAATATCACATATATTTCGTTGTGTTGATTTTTACAGCAGAAGAGGTAGTCTCACTGCAAAGGAAATTGAATCGTGTATCGCCAATCCAAAATCCTTTTTAGAGAAATTTGGATATGCTCCACTATTCACAAACAGGACTAAGAGCGTATTTCACCATGCGGTAAGTTATATTTCCGGTCTCTTGACTCTGCCACGTGGCTCAAATATGAGTAAGATAGCAGAGAATATTCCCGAAAGCGGAACTTGTCGCGATCTTAGCCATTTTATCTCCTCTTCTCCATGGTCTTCCGAAGATGTGATGAAATTGACACGAACAAATGTCATTCACCATTTAGGTCCAAATGGAGCCGTAATTTTTGATGAGACTGGTCAACAGAAGTATGGACCTGATTCAGTTGGAACATCACATCAATATCTGGGCACTCTTGGACACACATGTACTGCCCAAGTGGGGGTATTTGCGTCTTATTGTGTAGATAATGTCTCAACTTTGATTGATTATCGGTTATTTTTGCCCGACTCATGGGTTCAAAATCACCAAAAAAGCCTGAAAGCAGAAATTCCTGTTAACGCTCATTGGATCTTGATCAGGGTTTTATAAAGCCGCGCTCATTCGTTTTTGATCACCCATTTATTAAGTAGAACGAATAAATCCCCTCCGTATGTGAGGTGGATATTTGAGGTGAAAACGATGGCAGAGATCCAACAAATCGTTGCATCTTACAATAGATGCGGCTCATATAGCCAGGTTGCACGAGAGTTCCACATCTCTCGTAACACGGTCAAGAAGTATGTTCTCCGGGTAACTGAGGTTAGATCGGGTCTTCGGGATGAGATCCTTCCTTCAAATCGTGAAATATTTCAACCTCCCCGGGTTGTGACAGATGAAATCCTGCTCCTCATCCGCACTCTCCTCGAACAAAACCTGACCCATCCTAGAAAACAGAGGATGAATGCAAGGCAGATCTTTGACCAGGTTATTCAAAGTGGTTACTCGATCAGTTACACTACCGTCAAACGAATCATATCCTCATGGAATAAATCCCATTCTTCACGAGATGTGTATATTCTCCAGGAACCTGAACCCGGTTATCGAGCTGAATTTGACTGGTGTGAAGTCAGTCTTCAAATCAAAGGAGTCTGGACGAAAGTATCCATGGCAGTCATGGTCCTGACTTACTCGTTATTCCGATTCGCCCGACTCTATTACCATGAGACCCAGCAAGAGGTTATCGATGCCCATATTCAGTTCTTTACCGAGATTCAGTCAGTTCCCCGGTACATCTACTATGACAATCTTAGAGCAGTCTATGACTATTCAAGGAAAAAGTTCCAGGATACATACCTTCAATTTGCATCTCATTACGGCTATTCCTATGAAGTATGTAATCCGGCTTCTCCGCATGAAAAGGGAACAGATGAAGAGAGCGTCAGTTATATCAGAAGGAATGCATTCGGAGAACGGACATCATTTGAGTCAATCCAAGAAGCTCAGGAGTGGCTCATTGCATCTCTTGAGCAAATAAATAGTAAAAACGTATATCGAAGGGACAAGACTCCCATTGAGGCTTTGAAGGATGAACAGAAATCTATGTTTTCGCTTCCATCTCTTGATTATTCGAACGTACTAACTAAATTAGCCCGAATTTCAAAGTATTCATTTGTAACCTTTGACCGTAATTATTACTCAGTTCCTGATACCTATCGTCAAAAACACATTCTGTTAAAAATATCTCAGGAACGGATTGACCTCCTATCTGGTCCTGAACTGATCGCATCACACCAGAGATTGTACGGGAAAGGGCAGTACTCTCTCAATATTTGCCATTTCCTGAAAACATTTGAAAGAAAACCGGGATCCCTTCAACATTCAAAAGTTATTCAACAGGCTCCTCCTGCTCTTCAAAATCTTTTTGAATCGCATTACAAGGAAAAGCCGTTGGAATTCATTCAGATACTTAACCTGACTGCCATATGTACCGTACCTCAATTGGTTTCTGCAATTGAAAAACTACAGAAAAACCATATTCTACCGGGATATGATACAATTCGAATGATTTTAAATAATACTCCTTCTCCGGTCACTGAGTCATTAGAAAGATTTGATATGAT
This window encodes:
- the istA gene encoding IS21 family transposase, coding for MAEIQQIVASYNRCGSYSQVAREFHISRNTVKKYVLRVTEVRSGLRDEILPSNREIFQPPRVVTDEILLLIRTLLEQNLTHPRKQRMNARQIFDQVIQSGYSISYTTVKRIISSWNKSHSSRDVYILQEPEPGYRAEFDWCEVSLQIKGVWTKVSMAVMVLTYSLFRFARLYYHETQQEVIDAHIQFFTEIQSVPRYIYYDNLRAVYDYSRKKFQDTYLQFASHYGYSYEVCNPASPHEKGTDEESVSYIRRNAFGERTSFESIQEAQEWLIASLEQINSKNVYRRDKTPIEALKDEQKSMFSLPSLDYSNVLTKLARISKYSFVTFDRNYYSVPDTYRQKHILLKISQERIDLLSGPELIASHQRLYGKGQYSLNICHFLKTFERKPGSLQHSKVIQQAPPALQNLFESHYKEKPLEFIQILNLTAICTVPQLVSAIEKLQKNHILPGYDTIRMILNNTPSPVTESLERFDMIDVQEPDLTVYDQVMECTA
- a CDS encoding transposase, which codes for MANPKSFLEKFGYAPLFTNRTKSVFHHAVSYISGLLTLPRGSNMSKIAENIPESGTCRDLSHFISSSPWSSEDVMKLTRTNVIHHLGPNGAVIFDETGQQKYGPDSVGTSHQYLGTLGHTCTAQVGVFASYCVDNVSTLIDYRLFLPDSWVQNHQKSLKAEIPVNAHWILIRVL
- a CDS encoding MarR family transcriptional regulator is translated as MIEDDPGYIILHSKRNVSRFQILVEIAEHQPAIRQQEIAVMLGVTPQAISEYIRDLIDEGMIKASGRGRYEVTREGIEWILQNAETLENFAKHVRHDIIHQITVWTAIADEDLKAGDRVGVYMKSGILYASQSQTSANGEVAMDTPKGEETGVLRLDGIIEHSESVVQVCKVPRVERGGSRNVELEKLKEVIKTVSFVACVGLEAWVALKKIGRVPDLYFGSREGAIDAALHGIPSAIVIVDEFFTDFLRQLEQADLSYEIHDLIQT